One window of the Pedobacter ginsengisoli genome contains the following:
- a CDS encoding DUF5683 domain-containing protein — MYKSLLLSVLFLFITVVTYAQETPVVKKDTLIIKPKPLVEPVKAQKVDTLKKPAYVNLGKIAGRRAALSSLMLPGLGQIRNGVTVYRLAKVAGLYTGITLLTISFIDNSKNYRLFYNEIIYRRANDGEKSPAFPYNNMDEAGLITAKDLFRRNKEVIIFSYVGLYLLNVVEAYIDARLKYFNVDDIGMKLSPGLINTNNMYGFNNVTPGVKLTIRL, encoded by the coding sequence ATGTACAAAAGTCTGCTGCTATCGGTTTTATTTCTTTTTATTACGGTGGTAACTTATGCTCAGGAAACCCCTGTAGTGAAAAAGGATACGCTGATTATTAAACCAAAGCCGCTGGTGGAGCCTGTTAAAGCTCAAAAAGTAGATACACTCAAGAAACCTGCCTACGTAAATCTTGGTAAAATAGCAGGCAGAAGAGCAGCTCTTAGTTCACTGATGCTTCCCGGACTTGGGCAAATCAGAAATGGGGTTACTGTTTACAGGCTTGCAAAAGTTGCTGGTCTTTACACAGGTATAACACTATTAACTATTTCATTTATAGATAATAGTAAGAATTACAGACTCTTTTATAATGAAATTATTTATAGGCGAGCAAATGATGGAGAGAAAAGCCCTGCTTTTCCGTATAACAATATGGATGAGGCTGGGTTAATTACTGCAAAAGACCTTTTTAGAAGGAATAAAGAAGTAATTATTTTCTCGTACGTAGGTTTATATCTTCTAAATGTTGTTGAGGCATATATAGATGCCCGTCTAAAATATTTTAATGTAGACGATATAGGGATGAAGCTCTCTCCCGGCTTAATCAATACCAATAATATGTACGGTTTTAACAATGTAACTCCAGGTGTGAAGCTTACTATTAGACTATAG
- a CDS encoding ParB/RepB/Spo0J family partition protein, with amino-acid sequence MTSFQRKTGLGKGLSALLDDSDAVNPPKSGVNHVSETKQDGGGSNNNIGHININDVETNPYQPRTEFDQVALNELSESIRVQGLIQPITVRKQTGGKYQLISGERRLRASKLAGLTEIPAYIRTANDQQMLEMALIENIQRENLNAIEIALSFQQMIDECNLKQEQLGERIGKNRTTVTNYLRLLKLPPAIQISIRDQKISMGHARALINVEQTEKQLFIHQEIIDKGLSVRKVEELVRSINSVQVKPKSNKQPVGVSFEYQKLQRDLASKFATKVKLKVGENGKGAIEIPFMSEDDLSRILELLDW; translated from the coding sequence ATGACGTCTTTTCAGCGAAAAACAGGTTTAGGTAAAGGATTAAGTGCGCTTTTGGATGACTCAGATGCTGTAAATCCGCCAAAGAGTGGAGTTAACCATGTAAGTGAAACAAAGCAAGATGGTGGCGGTAGTAATAATAATATCGGGCATATCAATATTAATGATGTTGAAACTAATCCCTATCAGCCTCGTACTGAATTTGATCAGGTCGCTTTAAATGAACTTTCTGAGTCCATCAGGGTTCAAGGTTTAATACAGCCAATAACAGTAAGGAAACAAACAGGAGGTAAGTATCAGTTAATTTCAGGAGAAAGAAGACTAAGGGCGTCTAAACTAGCTGGCCTAACCGAAATCCCTGCATATATACGCACTGCCAATGATCAGCAAATGCTGGAAATGGCCCTTATTGAAAACATTCAGCGTGAAAACCTAAATGCAATTGAGATTGCGTTGAGTTTTCAGCAAATGATAGATGAGTGTAATCTGAAACAAGAACAATTGGGCGAAAGAATAGGTAAAAATCGTACTACGGTAACTAACTATCTTCGCTTATTAAAACTGCCGCCAGCAATACAAATCTCTATAAGAGATCAAAAAATTTCTATGGGGCATGCACGCGCACTTATAAATGTTGAACAAACAGAAAAGCAACTCTTTATTCATCAGGAAATTATTGATAAAGGATTGTCTGTGCGTAAGGTTGAAGAGCTTGTAAGAAGTATAAATAGCGTTCAGGTAAAGCCTAAATCAAATAAACAGCCAGTTGGTGTTTCCTTTGAGTATCAAAAACTACAGAGAGATTTAGCATCAAAGTTTGCCACAAAAGTGAAGTTAAAAGTTGGCGAAAATGGAAAAGGAGCTATAGAGATTCCGTTCATGTCTGAGGATGACCTGAGTCGTATTCTGGAATTATTAGATTGGTAA
- a CDS encoding ParA family protein, with protein sequence MSKIIALANQKGGVGKTTSSINLAASLAVLEYRTLLVDADPQANSTSGIGFDPRSIKNSIYECIINDIDAVDAIQKTETPNLDLLPAHIDLVGAEIEMINLNNREYKMKAVLEKVKDQYDFIIVDCSPSLGLITINALTAADSVIIPVQCEYFALEGLGKLLNTIKIVQNRLNPELEIEGILLTMYDVRLRLSNQVVEEVKTHFQDLVFDTIIQRNTRLSEAPSYGISVIMHDATCKGAINYLNLAREIVHKNGMVKEVQNTTTAII encoded by the coding sequence ATGAGTAAAATTATTGCATTGGCAAATCAGAAAGGTGGTGTAGGTAAAACTACTTCATCAATTAACTTAGCTGCAAGTTTAGCCGTACTAGAATACAGAACATTATTAGTAGATGCTGATCCACAAGCCAATTCTACCTCTGGTATTGGTTTTGATCCAAGAAGCATCAAGAATAGCATATACGAGTGTATCATTAATGATATTGATGCAGTAGATGCTATTCAGAAAACTGAAACACCTAATCTTGACTTGCTACCGGCACATATCGATTTGGTTGGGGCAGAAATTGAGATGATAAACCTGAATAACAGGGAATATAAAATGAAGGCTGTTCTTGAAAAAGTTAAGGATCAGTATGATTTTATTATTGTTGACTGCTCTCCATCTTTAGGTTTAATTACCATTAACGCGCTTACAGCTGCTGATTCAGTAATTATTCCGGTTCAGTGTGAGTATTTCGCTCTTGAAGGCTTGGGGAAACTTTTGAACACAATTAAAATTGTTCAAAACCGTTTAAATCCTGAATTGGAGATTGAAGGGATTTTGCTTACGATGTATGATGTACGTTTAAGGTTATCTAATCAGGTTGTGGAAGAGGTTAAAACCCATTTCCAGGATTTGGTTTTTGATACAATTATACAGCGTAATACTCGTTTAAGTGAGGCTCCAAGTTATGGTATATCTGTAATTATGCACGATGCAACTTGTAAGGGAGCAATTAACTACCTGAATCTTGCCCGTGAAATTGTTCATAAAAACGGAATGGTTAAAGAAGTACAGAATACAACTACAGCAATTATTTAA
- a CDS encoding NADPH-dependent FMN reductase codes for MVTIISGTNRPDSNTLKVAKYYQKTLASKGLESTVFNLEDLPAQLISSDLYGKRSPEFAPIQEMVTKTTKFLFIIPEYNGSFPGVLKVFIDACNFPESFYDKKAALVGVSSGKYGNIRGVDHFGGVCSYLHLHVLPLRLHIATIKAELNEQGDFFKEDTLKFTDQQMNKFIAF; via the coding sequence ATGGTAACCATCATATCCGGAACCAACAGACCCGATAGTAACACACTAAAAGTCGCCAAATATTATCAGAAAACATTGGCATCAAAAGGCTTAGAATCAACCGTCTTTAACCTCGAAGATCTACCAGCTCAGCTTATCAGCTCAGACTTATACGGAAAACGGAGTCCTGAATTTGCTCCTATTCAGGAAATGGTAACCAAAACCACTAAATTTCTTTTCATTATTCCTGAATATAACGGCAGCTTTCCCGGTGTACTAAAGGTTTTTATTGATGCCTGTAACTTCCCGGAAAGCTTTTACGATAAAAAAGCAGCCCTTGTAGGTGTATCATCCGGCAAATACGGAAACATTCGTGGTGTTGATCATTTTGGAGGTGTATGTAGCTATCTGCACTTACACGTATTACCTTTAAGACTGCATATTGCCACAATCAAAGCAGAATTAAACGAACAAGGTGATTTCTTTAAAGAAGACACACTCAAATTTACTGACCAGCAGATGAATAAATTTATTGCGTTTTAA
- a CDS encoding ABC transporter substrate-binding protein, with product MHRIIINIFCALLLLIAFSCNTSSSNKDKKVFNINLDQNLTSLDPAFARNQNALWMINQVFNGLVQIDSDLNVIPCIAKNWQISSDKLTYTFNLRNDVYFHNDPIFPNGIGRKAVASDFVYSFYRLIDPKVASSGGWIFSDKVKDINNFVAINDSTFQVKLLKPFPAFMKLLTTQYCSVVPKEIVNHYGKDFRSHPIGTGPFKFKYWKEDEILVLLKNENYWEKVGNTKLPYLDAVKVTFITDKQSAFMNFLKKELDFFDKVDGSYRDDILTKSGKMTAKYKGKFKLQKGPYLCTEYVGILVDTNIAIAKHSPLKYKKVRQAINYAIDKPKLIKYLRNSIGIPATAGFIPKGMPGFDSTAVKGYHYDPEKAIDLLAQAGFPNGKGMPQVTLSTSTTYKDLIEFIQGELAAIGIKVKVDVSPNASLRDLMSKNEVNFFRGSWIADYPDGENYLAMFYSKNKVPNGPNYTAYYNNEFDKLFEESYYVSDNARRYLLYQKMDQMVIDYANIVPIYYDQSVIMTQNNISGYNMNPQNLMILKTVKKN from the coding sequence ATGCATCGTATTATAATAAATATTTTTTGCGCACTGCTTCTACTTATTGCCTTCTCTTGCAATACATCTTCCTCCAATAAGGATAAAAAGGTATTCAATATCAATCTTGATCAGAATTTAACTTCTCTCGATCCGGCCTTTGCCCGTAATCAAAATGCCCTTTGGATGATAAATCAGGTATTTAACGGATTAGTACAGATCGATAGTGATCTTAATGTAATACCCTGCATTGCAAAAAACTGGCAAATATCTTCTGATAAATTAACCTATACTTTTAATCTTCGCAACGATGTATATTTCCATAATGATCCCATTTTCCCTAATGGAATAGGCAGAAAAGCGGTAGCTTCCGATTTTGTTTACAGTTTTTACCGGCTTATCGACCCTAAAGTTGCCTCATCTGGAGGCTGGATATTTAGCGATAAGGTAAAAGACATCAACAACTTTGTAGCAATAAACGATAGTACTTTTCAGGTGAAGCTTTTAAAGCCGTTCCCAGCATTTATGAAATTGCTTACTACTCAATATTGTTCGGTAGTACCAAAAGAAATTGTAAACCACTATGGCAAAGATTTTCGGAGCCACCCTATCGGAACAGGCCCTTTTAAATTTAAGTATTGGAAAGAAGATGAGATCTTGGTATTACTAAAAAATGAAAATTACTGGGAAAAAGTCGGCAATACTAAACTCCCTTATCTTGATGCGGTAAAGGTTACATTTATTACAGATAAGCAAAGTGCATTCATGAATTTCCTTAAAAAGGAGCTCGACTTTTTTGACAAGGTTGACGGGAGTTATCGTGATGACATCCTAACAAAAAGCGGAAAAATGACTGCAAAATACAAGGGTAAATTCAAGCTTCAAAAAGGCCCTTATCTTTGCACAGAATATGTAGGAATACTGGTAGATACCAATATAGCAATAGCCAAACATTCTCCTTTAAAATACAAAAAGGTGAGGCAGGCTATAAATTACGCTATCGATAAACCTAAACTAATTAAGTATTTACGCAACAGTATCGGCATCCCGGCAACGGCAGGCTTTATTCCTAAAGGAATGCCCGGGTTTGACAGTACTGCAGTAAAAGGCTATCATTACGATCCGGAAAAAGCAATAGACCTGCTTGCTCAAGCCGGTTTTCCAAACGGTAAAGGAATGCCTCAGGTTACCCTTAGCACCTCCACCACTTATAAAGATCTTATTGAATTTATACAGGGTGAACTTGCAGCCATTGGCATCAAAGTAAAAGTAGATGTTAGCCCCAATGCAAGCTTACGAGACTTAATGTCTAAAAACGAAGTGAACTTTTTTAGGGGTTCCTGGATAGCTGATTATCCTGATGGCGAAAATTATCTTGCCATGTTTTACTCCAAAAACAAGGTCCCGAATGGGCCAAACTATACCGCTTACTACAATAACGAATTTGATAAATTATTTGAGGAAAGCTATTATGTTAGCGACAATGCACGGCGCTATCTGCTGTACCAAAAAATGGATCAAATGGTAATTGATTATGCTAATATTGTACCTATCTATTATGATCAATCAGTAATTATGACTCAAAATAACATTAGCGGATACAACATGAATCCACAAAACCTGATGATCCTTAAAACAGTCAAAAAAAATTAA